The Magnolia sinica isolate HGM2019 chromosome 9, MsV1, whole genome shotgun sequence sequence CCTTTGGACTTTGGTTTGGTTCGGCTTGGCTCTGATATTTGGACTAAACCAAACCAAGCTCAAGTTCATATAATCTGAATCAAACCAAGCTTAAACAATAGGGATAAGCTCGAAGCTCGGCTTGTGTGAAGCTCGAATAGGAGGTATCACGTAAACAAGTCAAACCAAACTTGGGTCATCAGCTCGGCTCTTGTAAAATTCTATTTATGAGGCTTTCTCCATTAATAAAGAAAGATGCCCCCATCAATATGATCGGCCCAACAACTTGATAGGCACTAAAGTTAAATAGCACGAAGACTTAAATTTTAGCCATGGGATTACATGTTTGATTGTAGTCTTTTGGTAGATTTGAGAAATCTTTATCCACCAAACACACTACTAAGAAAAGATAACCAGTCAATTTAATGGGCCCGACAACAAACATCAACGTTGCTTACGTTGAAATAAAAATGAGAAATTACACCCTTCACATGATGGCATTGTGGAAATTTTCTGAAAGAACATGGGCGTTTAGGTTACCAAACTTTCAATATAAGGGTTCTCAAGCAATTGCTCCCAACAAATGCCTGGTCTTCCTTCCTCTCACTCAATTCTTTCATTGTGATTCTCAACCGTTAATCACAAAAGGTTTGTTCCCTCCCCCACCCTCTTCTTATCAGTCATGCGTCATTCTCTCTTCTCTGCAAATTTCATTTTTTCCTCCCAACTTAACCTTCTTTTGTTAAACAACAATCCACAATTTATGTTGGTATATAGAGTTTTATTTTTTGATCATTTCGACTTAATCTTTCTTTAAATTATACATTTGTGTTCTTGGATTCTTTTTTGGTTTGGCAGAGAAGATGATAGGTCATCAGCTGGATAAGTTGGTGGGGACTCTGAAGTCGAAATTGAGGGTGTTTAAGATGAAGAAACCTTACAATAAGATCGACAAGAGCGATAGCATGAGGATGGAGATAAGGAGTAGGAAAGCTCGAAAGATTATAGAAGAGACTCTCAAGATTGCAGATTCAccaggccacaaaagttatgcCTTCTGAGTCtgtaatttttttcttaatttttttaaaaaaatcaatatatGTTATAAGAGATGCAAATATAAAATTTTCCTAGTAAATATCAAAAGCATTTCGCATCTCTTTTAAAATTTGGTAAAAAAGATAGCTTTTTCTTACTGTGAATCTCAAGAGATTCAACACAGAGGTTACGGGTTCaagacccattgtggtgtgtgggtGTTAAAAAAATCTCAAGATAAAACCAATGAGAGAGAGTTTAGTGGCCTCGTAGTAGCCTAAGTTGTAGTGCTCTTAGTTACATTTGGACACTTAAACAGCACAATCCATTGATCCAGACGGTTCATTATGTCCAGCACATATTTCATGGACTACCGTGTGAAAATCACACCATtccgacaaatattaaccatttaatcaatggatttcaatatggacagtcaagattgtttATAAAAGATagctccaatcaacaatttgatacaTCATTTTTCTAGGAACAATCAAGGATTGTTTATGATTCCGATGAATGACTTTTctaggcaatcataaccatcccttccatggcttggaaaagggAGGGCTGTAGAAAATAAGGCCATCAAGGATGTGTTATTCTTTCATGGTAGCCCAAGAAATGTATTATGAACTTAACAGATggttcagatcaattgattgaCTGTTGAATTGAACGGATGCAACTAGAAGCATTATAACTTAAGAGTGCTATGAAGAACACTAGAGTATTTCTCCATAGTAATAAGTTGCATTTACTGTATGGGAAATTGACAGAACTAGCTTGAAATCTGCAATCCAATTTGATGTTTTCATGCTGTTGGCATTTACTTACCAACCCATGGAATTCAGTGTGGGAGAAGAAATCTTGGGTGGCTGTGCATATATAACAACCTATTAAAAGGTGAAATTTGTTGCAGACCATATCTCTTGATTGCTTTTCATAAGTCCACGCTACCCAGTGGATATAGTGCGTTACGAAGAATGCGATGTACCTTCTCTCAATTTCAATATTGCAACCTATCGTGGTATTGAGACTCGGCCAAGTCTCATCTGACTCGTCCGAGTTGAATCCAACTCGGTCAGACCCAATCTGGTTCTACACATGTTTCAACTGGACAAGTCACCCGGTTTGGCCGAATCAAGCTTATTCACCCCTGACAGGTGAGTCGCAACTGGACTTGAGACAAGATGGGCCGCTGCTTCTGTGGACTTAAGACAAAGTggtacttcccatgaggtcgagctgtgtgggccccaccgtgatgtgtgtcgaaaatcAACACTGTGCAATTATTGGGTCtcttttaggttatgggatatcccaaaaatcagctgtatatggaaatCAGGTcagccataacatctaaaaccaggtgaagacatgcctaaaacatataaaagtatttggtggggcccacctaagttttggatttggttgAAACTTgatctaacccctcatccaagtgagacacacacgatggatggtctggatttatgaaatacgtctcggtgggcccaataaataattatgaatgttttagtgggagggtaacccctcttaagAGTTGTATTTGgtttgacttgaattttaagttCGTCGTTCACAATGGAATGGTGCGTCTAATTAATGGGGTTGATGTCCGACACACATCACGAGGGGCcgacacaactcaacctcatgggaagttcccatgatgtCGAACTCATtttaccatttcccatatatatacatagagagagagagagagagagagagagagagagagagagagaggggcatgctcacctacacacctgTGCACATGCGTACCTtctcacacgtgtcatgggcgtctaacctaaatggtccacttgatgtgatATCTCATGAAACCTctagggaccaattttcaccctgatctaaaattctggtggaccATTCAAATTCTAGACGCACATCAAGTATGATGAGTTCTctaaaagttcgcacgagttccatgTGAACTGTTGCACAGTTGACCATTtggctacacacacacacacacacacacacacacacacacacacggtccACGTGATGTAGCACTCGACCAAACCCCATGGCCAAACTTTCAACCTtatccaaaactctagtaggccatggaaaaagaaaactatTTCTTTCACTCATCTGCctctttcttaaaaaaataaaaaaataaaaataaataaataaatttgtggcccaccaaagtttggatcaggatgaaatttaGGTACTAGGATTTTATTGGGTGTTGCATCACATAGACCGTTCAAATCTTCTACCCAtggcacatgtgcaaaggtgtgcaccgGTGCTCACCTAAGATTAAtaggtacatatatatatatatatatatatatatataaaagcttacTCTGCAGCTCCACGGGATCTAGCTCATAAAAAAGGTCACTTCACTAGGAAAATGGTATGCcctaaaattaaacctaattgccacatgaatttagacttctactatggtgtggtccacttaacgaTGCTGTATACATTTAATTTTGAGATATCCAATTATCATGATAATGTTAATTTGATGCACGGATTTAATGATATACATACAACACAGGTGAAGCTCACAAAGATAATATAATTTACACATAGGTGAATAAGTTAGATTCATGTTAATAACTACACGTATTTTAATAACCTTTGCACACAAGTAAATAAAAACCATAGAAgaagcttatttatttatttattttattttttattacattAATCATTTGTTGAGGATCTACCTCCAATGCTAATGCTTGATGTAGTcatctcaaataaataaataatggtttGGATAGCTTGTATAAGAGCACctcaatttatttattattgggCAACCAAAGGTGGAGTGCATGGGATAAATTATCATACATGTGCCACATGCAGTAGGCA is a genomic window containing:
- the LOC131256413 gene encoding uncharacterized protein LOC131256413, which produces MMALWKFSERTWAFRLPNFQYKGSQAIAPNKCLVFLPLTQFFHCDSQPLITKEKMIGHQLDKLVGTLKSKLRVFKMKKPYNKIDKSDSMRMEIRSRKARKIIEETLKIADSPGHKSYAF